From a single Miscanthus floridulus cultivar M001 chromosome 8, ASM1932011v1, whole genome shotgun sequence genomic region:
- the LOC136474096 gene encoding LOW QUALITY PROTEIN: ETHYLENE INSENSITIVE 3-like 5 protein (The sequence of the model RefSeq protein was modified relative to this genomic sequence to represent the inferred CDS: deleted 1 base in 1 codon) → MKNHGIHGRRHPFSESAMEHDIAHGGGAVPAGEEAFEVAHQELEQQEEFSDSESGSDPIEISDLKRRMWKDQMLLSKLEGRTGGAAPSRPLAPPAAGADGEEENPEVRCRRKAMLRAQDGVLRHMLKMMEACNARGFVYGVIDEAGEPMSGSSDSLRGWWKDNVSFDRSGPMALTAAPTGDSPLGAASCLHRLQDIQDSTLGSVLSALIQHCVPPQRSFPLERGLAPPWWPTGEEAWWGAQGEVQAHQGVPPYRKPHDLKKAWKISLLSAVIKHMSPRFDQMRKLVWQSKRLQQKISAKETETWSKILRQEETLSRRLKSSLEITPLDGDGGGDEEAEEDRDGLEDVVRGVHDKRKRDLISTGDDSGRSSGGGGEGGELVVAGLVADEKNLSPIDELLKRYYSCGLPDQHERFVVAPEDEAGVMTMPLGELDLCGVVDEVPPDALFDLIASCWGADDDAFRLMQD, encoded by the exons ATGAAAAATCACGGCATCCACGGCCGGAGGCATCCTTTCTCTGAGTCGGCAATGGAGCACGACATCGCGCACGGTGGCGGCGCTGTCCCCGCGGGCGAAGAAGCATTCGAGGTGGCTCATCAGGAGCTGGAGCAGCAGGAGGAGTTCAGCGACTCTGAGTCGGGCTCCGACCCCATCGAGATCTCCGACCTGAAGCGCCGCATGTGGAAGGACCAGATGCTGCTCAGCAAGCTGGAGGGGCGAACTGGCGGGGCGGCCCCGTCCAGGCCGCTTGCGCCACCGGCGGCGGGCGCGGACGGGGAGGAGGAGAACCCCGAGGTGCGGTGCCGGCGGAAGGCGATGCTCCGCGCGCAGGACGGCGTGCTCCGCCACATGCTCAAGATGATGGAGGCCTGCAACGCGCGCGGGTTCGTGTACGGCGTCATCGACGAGGCCGGCGAGCCCATGTCCGGCTCCTCCGACAGCCTCCGCGGGTGGTGGAAGGACAACGTCAGCTTCGACCGGTCCGGGCCCATGGCGCTGACGGCGGCCCCGACCGGCGATAGCCCGCTCGGGGCCGCGTCCTGCCTCCACCGCCTCCAGGACATCCAGGACAGCACGCTGGGCTCCGTGCTCTCGGCGCTCATCCAGCACTGCGTGCCGCCGCAGCGGAGTTTCCCGCTGGAGCGCGGGCTGGCGCCGCCGTGGTGGCCCACGGGGGAGGAGGCCTGGTGGGGCGCCCAGGGCGAGGTCCAGGCG CACCAGGGCGTGCCGCCGTACCGGAAGCCGCACGACCTCAAGAAGGCGTGGAAGATCTCGCTGCTGAGCGCGGTGATCAAGCACATGAGCCCGCGCTTCGACCAGATGCGCAAGCTCGTGTGGCAGTCCAAGCGCCTGCAGCAGAAGATAAGCGCCAAGGAGACGGAGACGTGGTCCAAGATCCTGCGCCAGGAGGAGACGCTCAGCCGCCGCCTCAAGAGCTCGCTCGAGATCACGCCcctcgacggcgacggcggcggcgacgaggaggcggaggaggaccgCGACGGCCTGGAGGACGTAGTCCGCGGTGTGCACGACAAGCGCAAGCGCGATCTGATCAGTACAGGAGATGACAGCGggcggagcagcggcggcggcggcgagggcgggGAGCTAGTGGTGGCCGGCCTCGTGGCGGATGAGAAGAACCTTAGCCCGATCGACGAGCTCCTGAAGCGTTACTACAGCTGCGGCTTGCCTGATCAGCACGAGCGCTTCGTCGTCGCGCCGGAGGACGAAGCAGGCGTCATGACGATGCCTCTCGGAGAGCTCGACCTGTGCGGCGTCGTCGACGAGGTGCCGCCGGACGCGCTGTTCGATCTCATCGCGAGCTGCTGGGGAGCGGACGACGACGCGTTCCGCCTGATGCAGGACTGA
- the LOC136470214 gene encoding putative pumilio homolog 7, chloroplastic encodes MSSVARNTPGCRFLVRMVAEGGAAAAQQVLHEVAGDVVRLMVHADGHALVEALVQYLTDEQMARVLEILDAASPLRSSPLLETIKGKAYFRLLDHLKICSCCWIDLSNILQTLIGRIAGNPGHAEFFTRTLARVGERGVLSLMEDMDGSRLIMRCLDTFSAAHNQFITVAMAMSLHRMCRDRHGCHVMIKCIDMAGVDAQMWSSLVHAVCWDGFALAEHAYGPSDDHRSGRPPFINCVFDHRPVWHRNYVVQHVLRCVTQARAALHAAFRSRYVSLSTQMASIHVVQRCLELFSPEQADEIVGELLGCHRHHWAGCTFQQLISDRFANFVLQYGTHRGQDTSNQCIY; translated from the exons ATGAGCAGCGTCGCCAGGAACACCCCCGGGTGCCGGTTCCTGGTCCGGATGGTGGCCGAGGGCGGGGCCGCCGCGGCGCAGCAGGTGCTCCACGAGGTCGCCGGCGATGTCGTCAGGCTCATGGTCCACGCCGACGGCCACGCGCTCGTCGAGGCATTGGTGCAGTACTTGACCGACGAGCAAATGGCGCGCGTGCTCGAGATCCTCGACGCCGCGTCCCCTCTCAGATCGTCGCCGTTGCTAGAAACCATCAAGGGTAAAGCATATTTCAGGCTGCTGGATCATCTCAAAATCTGCTCATGCTGCTGGATCGACCT GTCCAACATCCTTCAGACGCTGATCGGCAGAATAGCTGGGAATCCCGGTCACGCTGAGTTTTTCACCAGGACCCTCGCCCGCGTCGGCGAGAGGGGCGTGCTCTCCCTCATGGAAGACATGGACGGCAGCCGCCTCATCATGAGATGCCTCGACACCTTCTCTGCCGCCCATAACCAG TTCATCACTGTCGCCATGGCAATGTCTCTCCACCGCATGTGCCGTGACCGGCACGGCTGCCACGTGATGATCAAATGCATCGACATGGCCGGCGTCGACGCGCAGATGTGGAGCTCGCTCGTGCACGCCGTGTGCTGGGACGGCTTTGCGCTCGCGGAGCATGCCTACG GCCCGTCTGATGATCATCGCTCCGGCCGGCCGCCGTTTATTAATTGTGTTTTCGATCACCGGCCGGTGTGGCACAGGAACTACGTGGTGCAGCACGTGCTCAGGTGCGTGACTCAGGCGAGGGCCGCCCTCCACGCCGCGTTCCGGAGCCGGTACGTGAGCCTGTCCACGCAGATGGCCAGCATCCACGTGGTGCAGCGGTGCCTGGAGCTCTTCTCGCCGGAGCAGGCCGACGAGATTGTCGGGGAGCTGCTTGGATGCCACCGCCACCACTGGGCGGGCTGCACCTTCCAGCAGCTCATCAGCGACCGTTTTGCAAACTTTGTCTTGCAGTATGGAACGCACAGAGGTCAGGACACCTCCAACCAATgcatatactag